From a single Lolium rigidum isolate FL_2022 chromosome 7, APGP_CSIRO_Lrig_0.1, whole genome shotgun sequence genomic region:
- the LOC124673720 gene encoding LOW QUALITY PROTEIN: uncharacterized protein LOC124673720 (The sequence of the model RefSeq protein was modified relative to this genomic sequence to represent the inferred CDS: deleted 1 base in 1 codon), which yields MADARHEPRDATDTSTAEAADDFEFRVVPTGGGPASAGVGADMCVADELFSGGKLLPLRPSTATAADVPGPGLLPRCESVAGLGSRYDCRSASSSGSSSGCVSRSHSSKSATSEHGAAPPARRSLSSSLFYAHPSPSPQLRSSTRPRRSTGSAPPPARWGVLRLGVVGAPEVYPPRQADAKITAASRGGSGRSARFERAASAVERSFRKRGAGLGFGCRCSPDVVVEPVGVPDQAAGRKSGADDGAVRAAGATVAVGSWSGSRSFRSARGRSDHPIPV from the exons ATGGCCGATGCCCGCCACGAGCCCCGCGACGCCACCGACACCTCCACCGCCGAAGCGGCTGATGACTTCGAGTTCCGCGTCGTGCCCACCGGCGGCGGCCCTGCCTCGGCCGGCGTGGGCGCGGACATGTGCGTGGCCGACGAGCTGTTTTCCGGCGGCAAGCTGCTCCCGCTCCGTCCGTCGACGGCCACGGCTGCCGATGTGCCCGGCCCCGGCCTGCTTCCGCGGTGCGAGTCCGTCGCCGGCTTGGGGTCGCGGTACGACTGCCGCAGCGCGAGCTccagcggcagcagcagcgggTGCGTGAGCCGCAGCCACTCGTCCAAGAGCGCCACCTCCGAGCacggcgccgcgccgcccgcgcggaGGTCGCTGTCGAGCAGCCTGTTCTACGCgcacccgagcccgtcgccgcagcTGCGCTCGTCGACGCGGCCGCGCCGGAGCACGGGCTCGGCCCCGCCGCCTGCCCGGTGGGGCGTCCTACGGCTCGGCGTCGTCGGCGCACCCGAAGTGTACCCGCCGCGGCAAGCCGACGCCAAGATCACCGCGGCGTCGAGAGGCGGCAGCGGCAGGAGCGCGAGGTTCGAGCGGGCGGCGAGCGCCGTGGAGAGGAGCTTCCGGAAGCGCGGCGCGGGGCTCGGTTTCGGGTGCAGGTGCTCGCCCGACGTCGTCGTTGAGCCCGTCGGCGTGCCGGATCAGGCGGCGGGAAGGAAGAGCGGGGCTGATGATGGAGCCGTG AGAGCGGCCGGAGCAACCGTCGCAGTAGGATCCTGGAGTGGCTCGAGGAGCTTTCGATCGGCAAGGGGAAGAAGTGATCATCCGATTCCTGTGTAA